In Myxococcus fulvus, the following proteins share a genomic window:
- a CDS encoding lipid-binding SYLF domain-containing protein produces MKPEQEETLHEEVVATLDRLKRKNPELENALRRARGYAVFPSLGRASLVLGGSYGHGEVFEKGKPIGFATLSQMTIGVQVGGQTLSELILFDDPESLEAFKGGKVAFAANASAVILKAAASGTINYAKCTAHAYSRGGMLLEASLGGQKFTFIPPSSDKGRREEKKADGTSSEGAHSGWGARHPVALTGLSTAAMLVTRLLKTRASANS; encoded by the coding sequence ATGAAGCCGGAGCAGGAAGAGACACTTCACGAAGAGGTCGTCGCGACGCTGGATCGACTCAAGCGCAAGAACCCGGAGCTGGAGAACGCGCTCCGGCGCGCGCGGGGGTATGCGGTCTTCCCTTCGCTGGGGCGGGCATCGCTGGTGTTGGGAGGCTCGTACGGTCACGGCGAGGTCTTCGAGAAAGGCAAGCCCATCGGCTTCGCGACGCTCTCCCAGATGACCATCGGCGTGCAGGTCGGAGGACAGACGTTGAGCGAGCTCATCCTCTTCGACGACCCGGAGTCACTCGAGGCTTTCAAGGGGGGCAAGGTGGCCTTCGCCGCCAATGCCTCGGCGGTCATCCTGAAGGCCGCGGCGTCGGGGACCATCAACTATGCGAAGTGCACGGCGCACGCCTACTCGCGTGGGGGCATGTTGCTCGAGGCGTCCCTGGGCGGTCAGAAGTTCACCTTCATCCCGCCCTCCTCGGACAAGGGGCGACGGGAGGAGAAGAAGGCGGATGGGACGAGCTCGGAAGGAGCTCACTCCGGCTGGGGCGCGCGACATCCCGTCGCCCTGACGGGCCTGTCGACCGCGGCGATGCTGGTGACGCGGCTGTTGAAGACCCGCGCCAGCGCCAACTCCTGA
- a CDS encoding RCC1 repeat-containing protein — MSGIATWCGLLLCVLWMGGCSGSAPEEATPELGTSRAAEGFSRQGTVLAGRNHSLALRSDGTVWSWGGNTFGQLGNGTTRPRPHPGRVWRLFDIRSLGAGELHSLALKSDGTVWSWGNNLNGQLGDGSTTSRSVPVPVPGLTNGVAIAAGFSHSLVLKSDGTVWAWGNNAAGQLGDGTTTRRVSPVQVQGLSGVMAISAGNVHSLALTADGRVWSWGGNADGQLGTGDLVGRPLAAVLPGLMGVTSVSGGGSHTVALRVDGTVWSWGKNDDGQLGLGSTAVTLVPTQVPAYSGVEAVVGGGQHTVALKGDGTVWTWGSNARSQLGDGTMLQRLSPVQVPGLTQVRGVSAGGGQHSVAVKASGEVWAWGSNSDGQVGDGTYLMKSMPVATRAWLERAEASAGVGHSLAVKTDGAVWAWGNNQSGQLGNGSTVSSWSPLRVTLPGAALVGSVAAGGLHSVVLREDGTVWAWGANGYGSVGDGTTTSRLAPVQVQGALVATAVATGVRHALALKADGTVWSWGWNSIGQLGDGTVFSRLVPTRVLGLTGIVSIAAGEAHSLAVKSDGTVWTWGHHSPSWMELDPDDPPPPGLVAPLQMPGLTDVVGVAGGNSHSLALKADGTVWAWGNNDSGQLGDGTFTSRMTPAQVEGLSGVVAVAANGLYSSALKADGTVWTWGANSSGQLGGGISLSRALPSQVASLSTVRFLGAGQAHSLVVKDDGTLWAWGNNYSGQIGDGFADLAALPVPSLVARARAVAAASNVSMGVTPEGKVQTWGANTWGQLGDGTRITRPEPGEVSGLTGMMAVSMAYDHALALKSDGTVWGWGSNSGGVLGDGTRTQRFSPVQVSSAIRFQAISTGSAHSLGLSEDGTVWGWGGNMHGEVGDGTQTLRSSPVQVQGLTQVIAISAGNSFSLALRANGTVWSWGSNMSGRLGNNSTVSRSLPGQVPGLTGVTAVAAGNGHGMALKADGTVWAWGANSYGEVGDGTTVNKLVPVQTRVLTGVTSIAAGVNHNLAITVGGLVWSWGRDERGQLGDGVPSASTLQPARVSSLGTAVSVAAGGDHSHAILADRSLWSWGGSAYGQLGSGLSLVRATPVQVW, encoded by the coding sequence ATGTCTGGCATCGCGACGTGGTGCGGGCTGTTGTTGTGTGTGCTGTGGATGGGGGGCTGCTCGGGGAGCGCTCCCGAGGAGGCGACACCCGAGCTCGGCACCTCGCGCGCCGCGGAGGGGTTCTCCCGTCAGGGAACGGTGCTGGCGGGGCGCAATCACTCACTGGCCCTACGCTCGGATGGGACGGTGTGGTCCTGGGGCGGCAACACCTTCGGACAGCTGGGCAATGGCACCACGCGCCCGCGTCCTCACCCAGGCCGGGTGTGGCGCTTGTTCGACATCCGCTCGCTCGGCGCGGGGGAGCTGCATTCGCTGGCGCTGAAGTCGGACGGGACGGTGTGGTCCTGGGGCAACAACCTGAATGGACAGCTCGGGGATGGGAGCACGACGTCACGCTCCGTTCCCGTGCCAGTGCCTGGGTTGACGAATGGCGTGGCCATCGCGGCGGGCTTCTCCCACTCGCTGGTCCTGAAGTCGGATGGGACGGTGTGGGCCTGGGGCAACAACGCCGCGGGGCAGCTCGGGGACGGGACGACGACGCGGCGCGTGTCTCCGGTGCAGGTGCAGGGGCTCTCCGGGGTCATGGCCATCTCCGCGGGCAACGTCCACTCGCTGGCGCTGACGGCGGATGGACGGGTGTGGTCCTGGGGCGGCAACGCGGATGGGCAGCTGGGGACCGGAGACCTCGTGGGCCGGCCACTGGCGGCGGTGCTCCCGGGGCTGATGGGAGTGACGTCGGTGTCTGGAGGCGGCTCGCACACGGTGGCGCTGCGGGTGGATGGCACGGTGTGGAGCTGGGGCAAGAACGATGACGGGCAGCTCGGTCTGGGCTCCACGGCCGTGACGCTGGTCCCCACGCAGGTTCCGGCGTACAGCGGCGTCGAGGCGGTGGTCGGCGGCGGGCAGCACACCGTGGCGCTGAAGGGTGATGGGACGGTGTGGACCTGGGGGAGCAACGCGCGCTCTCAGCTGGGAGACGGAACGATGCTCCAGCGGCTGTCTCCCGTGCAGGTGCCGGGACTCACGCAGGTGCGGGGTGTGTCGGCGGGCGGCGGGCAACACTCGGTGGCGGTGAAGGCGAGCGGCGAGGTCTGGGCCTGGGGCTCCAACAGCGACGGCCAGGTGGGCGACGGGACGTATCTGATGAAGTCGATGCCCGTGGCGACACGCGCGTGGCTCGAGCGCGCCGAGGCCTCGGCGGGGGTGGGGCACTCCCTGGCCGTGAAGACGGATGGCGCTGTCTGGGCCTGGGGCAACAACCAGAGCGGGCAGTTGGGCAATGGGTCGACGGTGTCGTCCTGGAGTCCGCTCCGGGTCACGTTGCCGGGGGCGGCCCTGGTGGGCTCGGTCGCCGCCGGAGGCCTGCACTCGGTGGTCCTCCGAGAGGACGGCACGGTGTGGGCCTGGGGCGCCAATGGCTACGGCTCCGTCGGAGATGGGACGACGACCTCGCGGCTGGCGCCGGTCCAGGTTCAGGGGGCGTTGGTGGCCACGGCCGTCGCCACCGGAGTCCGTCACGCCCTGGCGCTGAAGGCGGATGGGACGGTGTGGTCCTGGGGCTGGAACTCCATCGGACAGCTGGGAGACGGGACGGTGTTCAGCCGCCTCGTGCCGACGCGGGTCCTGGGACTGACGGGCATCGTCTCGATTGCCGCGGGTGAGGCGCATTCGTTGGCGGTGAAGTCCGACGGCACGGTCTGGACGTGGGGCCACCACAGCCCGTCCTGGATGGAACTGGACCCCGATGATCCACCCCCTCCGGGGCTCGTGGCTCCGCTGCAGATGCCGGGGCTCACGGACGTGGTGGGCGTGGCGGGCGGCAACAGCCACTCGCTGGCGCTCAAGGCGGACGGAACGGTCTGGGCCTGGGGCAACAACGATTCGGGGCAGCTGGGAGATGGCACCTTCACGTCGCGGATGACGCCGGCGCAGGTGGAGGGGCTTTCGGGCGTGGTCGCGGTGGCCGCGAACGGCCTGTACTCCAGCGCGCTCAAGGCGGATGGGACGGTGTGGACGTGGGGCGCGAACTCCTCGGGCCAACTGGGCGGAGGAATCTCGCTGTCGCGCGCGCTGCCGTCGCAGGTCGCGAGTCTTTCCACGGTGCGGTTCCTGGGGGCGGGGCAGGCGCACTCCCTGGTGGTCAAGGACGATGGGACGCTGTGGGCCTGGGGGAACAACTATTCCGGTCAGATTGGGGATGGCTTCGCGGACCTGGCGGCGCTCCCCGTTCCGTCGCTGGTGGCGCGCGCGCGGGCGGTGGCCGCGGCCTCGAATGTCTCGATGGGCGTGACGCCCGAGGGCAAGGTCCAGACCTGGGGCGCGAACACGTGGGGACAGTTGGGAGACGGGACCCGCATCACCCGGCCGGAGCCCGGCGAGGTCTCCGGGCTGACGGGGATGATGGCGGTCTCCATGGCGTATGACCATGCGCTGGCGCTGAAGTCAGACGGGACGGTGTGGGGCTGGGGGTCCAACTCCGGGGGCGTGTTGGGAGACGGGACGCGGACGCAGCGTTTCAGTCCCGTGCAGGTCTCGTCCGCCATCCGGTTCCAGGCCATCTCCACGGGCTCGGCTCACAGCCTGGGGTTGTCGGAGGATGGGACGGTGTGGGGCTGGGGAGGGAACATGCATGGAGAGGTCGGGGATGGAACGCAGACGTTGCGCTCGTCGCCGGTCCAGGTGCAGGGGCTGACGCAAGTGATTGCCATCTCCGCGGGGAACTCGTTCTCGCTGGCCTTGAGGGCGAACGGCACCGTGTGGTCCTGGGGGAGCAACATGAGTGGGAGGCTGGGGAACAACTCGACGGTGTCTCGCTCGTTGCCTGGACAGGTGCCGGGGCTCACGGGGGTCACCGCCGTGGCGGCCGGGAACGGGCATGGGATGGCCTTGAAGGCAGACGGCACGGTCTGGGCGTGGGGGGCCAATTCCTACGGGGAGGTGGGGGATGGGACGACGGTCAACAAGCTCGTGCCCGTCCAGACGCGGGTGTTGACGGGGGTGACGTCCATTGCCGCGGGGGTGAATCACAACCTCGCCATCACGGTGGGCGGGCTGGTCTGGTCCTGGGGACGCGATGAGCGGGGGCAGCTCGGAGATGGCGTCCCGTCCGCGTCGACGCTCCAGCCTGCGCGGGTGAGCTCTCTGGGGACCGCCGTGTCGGTTGCCGCGGGAGGAGACCATTCCCACGCCATCCTCGCGGACCGGAGCCTCTGGTCCTGGGGTGGCAGCGCTTATGGACAGCTTGGCTCCGGGCTGTCCCTGGTCCGGGCGACTCCTGTACAGGTCTGGTGA